The following proteins are encoded in a genomic region of Danio rerio strain Tuebingen ecotype United States chromosome 16, GRCz12tu, whole genome shotgun sequence:
- the entpd3 gene encoding ectonucleoside triphosphate diphosphohydrolase 3 (The RefSeq protein has 7 substitutions compared to this genomic sequence) encodes MAKVAVVLAAAFMLASIAVIISIAVVQTHKKTYVSRGLKYGIVLDAGSSRTTVYLYEWPAEKENNTGVVSQTTKCQVQGPGISDLGLDRDQDQNTWYSLKECMKKMTEAIPSHQHNSTPVFLGATAGMRLLHMTNEGRSNDVLTQMKNYLSSLPFKFQNASIISGQEEGLYGWITVNYLKGNFLEKNLWNAWVHPHGAKTVGSLDLGGASTQIAFATSDDAKGEDIIKVSLYGYEYNIYTHSFLCYGKNEAEKRVLAKLAKEPINWANVKHPCFPTGYNTSIPAEEIFGSECTKNNVPSRYDPKRSITFFGQSNPEQCKALVRSIFDLTSCQGTENCSFDGVYQPPLNGDFTAYAGFYWTALALKVNGSNSMEKFNTNMKLFCSNDWKNLKQNYENKDSHLKSFCYSANYVHTILADGYKFNTDNWENLEFSKEVNNTSIAWSLGYMLALSNMIPAEGKIIKLPINNVLFTGLLLLFSVLTIITLTYLVIALVRYCY; translated from the exons ATGGCAAAAGTGGCTGTTGTTTTGGCCGCCGCCTTTATGCTGGCCAGCATAGCAGTCATCATTTCAATAGCAGTTGTACAGACCCAAAAGAAGACTTATGTTTCCCGTGGACTAAAg TATGGTATTGTTTTGGATGCAGGCTCTTCCCGGACTACTGTGTATCTCTATGAATGGCCTGCAGAGAAAGAAAACAACACGGGGGTTGTGAGTCAGACCACAAAGTGTCTAGTTAAAG GTCCTGGAATTTCAGATCTTGGTTTAGATGGGGATCAAGACCAAAAGACATGGAACAGCTTAAAAGAGTGCATGAAAAATATGACTGAGGCCATTCCTTCCCATCAGCACAACTCGACCCCTGTCTTCCTTGGGGCAACAGCAGGAATGAGGCTCCTACA TATGACAAATGAAGGGAGATCCAATGATGTCCTGACACAAATGAAGAACTACCTTAGCTCTCTTCCTTTCAAATTCCAAAATGCTTCCATCATTTCTGGACAAGAAGAAGGcctttatggctggatcactgtCAACTACCTGAAAGGAAACTTCTTAGAG AAAAATCTTTGGAATGCCTGGGTACATCCTCATGGGGCTAAGACAGTTGGGTCATTGGATTTGGGGGGAGCGTCAACGCAGATTGCCTTTGCTACTTCTGATGATGCTAAAGGCGAAGATATCATTAAAGTTTCACTCTACGGCTATGAATACAACATCTATACACACAGCTTCCTCTGCTATGGGAAGAATGAAGCTGAGAAGAGAGTTTTGGCCAAACTTGCAAAG GAACCCATCAACTGGGCTAATGTGAAGCACCCCTGTTTTCCTACTGGCTACAATACCTCCATACCTGCAGAGGAGATTTTTGGCAGTGAATGTACAAAGAACAATGTCCCTTCAAGATATGACCCAAAGCGTTCAATTACTTTCTTTGGACAGAGCAACCCTGAACAGTGCAAAGCCTTGGTCAGGAGTATCTTTGACCTCACATCCTGCCAGGGAACAGAAAACTGCTCCTTTGATGGAGTTTATCAACCTCCGCTAAATGGAGACTTCACA gccTATGCGGGGTTCTACTGGACTGCTTTGGCTTTAAAAGTGAATGGTTCCAATAGCATGGAGAAATTTAACACAAACATGAAGCTCTTCTGCTCAAACGATTGGAAAAAT CTCAAGCAGAACTATGAGAACAAAGACAGTCATCTCAAGTCCTTCTGCTACTCTGCAAATTACGTGCACACTATTCTTGCTGATGGTTACAAATTCAACACAGACAACTGGGAAAATCTCGAGTTTAGCAAAGAG GTAAATAATACCAGTATAGCCTGGTCCCTGGGCTATATGCTTGCACTTTCCAACATGATCCCAGCCGAAGGGAAAATCATCAAGCTACCCATAAACAATGTTCTCTTCACTGGCCTCCTCCTGCTGTTTTCTGTGTTGACTATTATCACCCTCACATACCTCGTCATTGCACTGGTGCGCTACTGTTATTGA